A stretch of DNA from Aciduliprofundum sp. MAR08-339:
CCTACACAGTAACCGGGTGGACTTACAAATCTGCCACTATTTGGAATGCCACACTTACACCTACTCCTAATACCCTTAAACTCCAATACCATGACTTGGCAGGAAACGGAGTTATAAACTCCGGAGACTATTTACTTATCAGTGGAGTATCAGGTTCAGTAACTGTGACAATCCTTGACAGCAACGGAAACCAAATATGTAGCACAAGCTTTACTGCATAAGCACTTTACAGGTATTTAAAACACCAACCTTTTTTCTTTTATTTTTGGTGATATTCTATGAAAAAAATGGTTTCGATTGAAAATGGCGTGAGTGCGGTAATAGGTACCATTCTTATGATAGCCATAACTGTAGTTTTAGCTGCAACTTTGCTCCTTTATGTTTATATGACCCCCAGCGCCACATATGAGCCCACTATTATAGGTAAATTTGCGTCTATCGAAAGAGTGAATGATTCAACCTATAAGCTAGTATTTTCAAACTTTAATTTCGATGTAAAAATAAGTAGTCTAAAGGGTGTTTTATACATAAATGAAACACGGTACAATTTCATATTCCCATCACCTTTTGATTCTACTTCTGCAATAATTACTCCAAAGGATTCAAACACACAAAATCTTCAAATCATATATCGTGATCTTTCAAACAACTCTTTTATTAATAGAGGTGATTATTTACTTTTAAGAAATCTCAAACCAGATACGATGTACAAAATATACTTTCTGGATGCACACGGTAGTACACTCCTATCCGGGAAATTCCAAACATAAAATTTTCATTGTTCCTCCGGTGGCGTGATAAATTTCTGAAGGGAGAGATTTATCGCAAAATAGATTGGCTCCTTCCCAGAAACATAAATAAAATTTTATCTTCGTGAGATTAGAGGGAATATTCTTAAATTTCATACAATACGGGGATTGTATTGTGGAGTTCTGAATGCTGAAACCTTTAAAAATGAGTTTTGTATATGATATTAGGGGTGAAAGATATGCCTGATGCTGTGCTTGAGAAACTAAACGAGATTGAGGAGATGATAAGGGAGCTAAGCACAAAGATTGACAATTTTCTTGGTTATGAGGAACTCACAGATAAGGAGAAAAAAGAAATAGAAGAACTCCGAAAGGATATAAAAAAGGGAAACTATGTGAGTTTTGATGAACTGTTTGGTGAGCATTGATGTACAAAATAATATTTTCCAGAAAGGCAGCAAAATTCATATTGGGGCTCCCAGAAAACTATAGAAATAAAATAAAAAAATACGTTGATGGTACTGAGACAAAATCCCTACGCATATCCCTATAAAAAGATAAGGGGAGAGAACAATACTTATAGAATACGAGTTGGAAAATATCGCATTTTATACGAAATTGATAAAATTAACATGCAAATAATAATCCTGAAGGTAGATAAGCGAGAAAGAATATACAAGAATGATTGAACATTCTTCACTTCCTCGCAATTATCTTTATAACATCCCCGTCCTGAAGCACGTAATCATGGCCCAGAATTCTCTTTGTTCGGGCATCCACGGCGCGTATGAAATTCTCGCCCAGATCAGTGTGCACTCTGTAGGCCAGGTCCCTGGCCGTTGAGCCCTGGGGCATGAGGAACACGTCTGGCAGAACGTTCCCATCCTTGTCCGTCCATTTGTTCTCATCCTCCACGGGATAAACAGCGAGCATACGGAGAACATTGAAAACCGTGTGCTCAATGACACGCTGCACCCCTGTGCCTCCAAATTTGTGGATGAACTCTCGGATCTTCTCAAGGGCTTTTATCTGCGCGGCATTCAACATATCCTCATTCAGTATGCGGAAATCCACATCGCCGGGCACATAACTGACGAGTCCGGCCTTGGCAGCCCTTCTCAGAGCCAGTTCGTAATCGGCAGACACGGGTACGGCTTCATAGCCCATCTCCCTGCATTTCTCGATGAATTTGCGCAGGTACTCCTCCGGGGCAATATCCGCCTTGTTTGCAGCTATGACTATGGGCTTCGCAATTCTCCTTATCTCATACGCGAGATCCAGAATATCCTCCTGGCTCCACTTCGTGGGCTTCTCATCCAGATCCAGATTAGAAAGGGCAAGATGTATATCCCTCTCCCCAATGTTCAATCCGGATAATCTCTCTGCAAGTGCAACCTCTATCTTCACCTTCTCTGCCTCCAGCCTCCTGGCTATGCGAGTCCAGCCTCTGGAGATTATGTCCGCTATCCAGAAAGCTATCTCCTCATCAAGAAATCTCACATCCCCGTATGGGTCTCCCTCACCCATGGAAACGGGATTTCCCTCAGCATCCGTTGAGCCGGATGCATCAACCACGTGTATAAGCGCGTCCGCGTGCCTCAGATCATCCAGAAACTTGTTGCCCAGACCACGCCCCTCATGAGCCCCGGGCACCAGTCCAGCAACATCTATGAGTTCAACGGGTATGAACCTCGTGCCCTCAATGCAAATGGACTTTTTCGGATTGCAAGCCCTACCTATCTCCACGTGGGGACAGGGCCTGCGAACGTGGGCAAAGGCACGATTCGCCTCAATCGTCGTGAATGGATAGTTTCCAATCTCAACCGTGTGCATGGTGGCAGCGGCAAAGAACGTGCTCTTCCCCACATTGGGCTTGCCAACGAGCCCTATCTCTACCATGTCACCAGAACCTTTTTTATGCCCTTCTTCTTGGGGCAGTCTATTTCCCCTTCAACCTTGGTGATCTTGACCTTGGTTCCCTCTCTCAGGCCCAGGGGATGACACAGTTCGTAGAACTCACAGCCGTACTCCTTGCAGTTCACAGGTTTGAATGTAATGCTCTCACCCTCTACCAAGCTCTTGGCCTCAACCGCAAGGGGCACGGGTATCTCCTCAACCTCCACAGTTACAACCTTGCCCTCATCGTGAACCTTGCAGTCGTGCTCCTTATCGCGGATCTTCGTTATCCTGTACCACTTGCCCTCATCCAGGTTGAAACACACGTTCTTCAACTTGCAACTCCTGCACTCCAGCAACGGGCCGAGATACTGAAATTCGAGACCCTCCTTTGCCAGATCCTTACCTATCAGAGTAATCATTCATATCACCTCCCTACTACTCCTGTTATCCTGGCCAGATTTCTGGCCGCCTCCTCGGTCAGACCCCTCATCCCCAGAATTGTGTACCTGTTTCTCATCCTGTGAGCGTTGGTGAGTGCTTCAATTATGTCCTCCTCCTCAACCCCCAGTTCCCGGGCAGTTACAGGTGCACCTATGGCCTTGAGTGCGTTCCTAACCCGCAGCCAGTCCCCCCCATGCAGGTACATCATCATTATGGTGCCCACACCCACCATCTCTCCGTGCAGAGCCTTTCCCGGGGCTATTTTCTCCAGGGCATGGGCGAAGAGATGCTCACTGCCGCTTGCCGGCCTGGAAGAATGGGCTATGCTCATGGCCATCCCGGAGGCCATTATGGACTTGACAACTATCCAGGCACTTTCCTCCAGGTTCGGTTTTATTGCATCTGCATTTTCAAGTATGAACTCGGCAGAGTACTTGGCCATCCCGTAGGCTGTGCTGCTGAACTCCTCGTTGCGCAGTTTATGTGCCAGTTCCCAGTCCTTTATGGCCGTTATGTTGCCTATCACATCCGCAGCACCCGCAGCAAGATACCTGTAGGGTGCCTGAATCAAAATCTCCGTATCTGCAACTATACCCATGGGCTCCTGGGCATCCATGGATACTGTTGTTCCGTTCTCCCTTATTGATGCCCTGGGACTTGCGATGCCGTCATGGGTTGCTATGGTGGGAACACTTATGAAATGCATTCCCAGATCATAGGAGGCTTTCTTTGCCAGATCTATCTTGCTTCCTCCACCCACACCAACCAGAAAATTTGAATCATGGGCATGATCCTTAACCCTTTCAAGATTTTCAACACTGGCCTTATCGGTAATGTGTACCTCCACATTGAAGCCGGAATCCTCAAGAAGCTCTTTGACCCGCTTGCCGGCAACCTCATAACTTGTGGAGCCGGTGACAATAAGAGCGTTTTCTCCAAAACCGAATCTCCGGCACATTGGCCCAACCTGCTCCAGGACCCCATGACCCGCATATATTTCCCTGGGCAGTTGAGTCCACTTTGATTTTTCAAAGCTCATTTACTCACCTTAAACTCTTTTTGCATATTAAAATTGCGATAAATTCCAAAAGATTAATAAAGGATGGATAACTATTTGTTTCAGGGGGTAATCAAAATGGTGGAAACTCTGGTTAAGAAAGCTGCGGAAATTGAGAAAAAGGCAGCGAGCACTTATGTAGACGGCCTCGGCCTCATAAGGGGACAGGGGCTTAAATACACAAACGTTGAGGAGATTGTGGGAAGAATCGCCATAGACACGATAATACACAAACATCTAATGCAGGCAATCGTGGATGCTCAGAAGGAACTTGCAAAACTTGGAACGGGTGAACCCATTAAGGAGATAAAGGACATGGAACTGAATGGAGAGCAGAAAGCCCTGGTCAGGCGCTTTGCGGAGATGCACCTTGAAATTGAGAAGGACATGATAGAAACGTACGAGAAGATGGCGGAGAAGATGACCCACCCTCTTTTAAAGCAACTTGCCCTGGGACTCGTGGAGAATGAGAAAGAGCACCACAGACTGCTTGGAGAACTGATTGCCAAGTACAAATAATCATTTTTCCCATTTTTTGAGATATTCCTCGTAGCCCAGGTGCTTGAGCAGGGCCATGGCCCTTCTTATATCTCCTCGTTTGTAGTAAGCGTAGGCAAGGTTGAGCTCCGCTTCCCTGAATCCCCTATCTAACATCCATGCACGTTTGAAGTGCTCCTCAGCCAATTCGTATTTCCTCGCCCGTAAATAACTCAACCCCAGGGCATTGTGAGCATACTTGTCCTCCATACCTTTCAACTCCTTCCATCTGGATTCCTCAAAGAGCAGATGCGCAAAGCCCTCAGGTACAGATTGCCCTCGGGTTGTTTTTTCCTCTATGAGCATGACCCTCCTTACAGCCTCTTCTCCCAGAATCTCAAGTTCCTTGGGAGTCAACTCGTCCATATTCTCTGGTACCTCCATACCTGCGATCTCCAGCAATCTTTTGGTGTTGAGATGCAGAGCATCATTAAGATTTTTTAACTCCCGACCGTGAATTCCATCAAGGATCCTCATAATACCCTCACAGGCATTGGATATGTTACCCTTTTCAATTTCCCTTTTCACATTCTCAAAAAGGGATCCAAGGTCCCTGTCCTCTACAAGTGCTGTTTTTTGTGTGCTTTCCAGGGTGGAAAGTTCCTCCGAGAGCATGCTCTTAATTCTCCCGTACTCCTTAACCTCCCTCGTTCTGCCCTCCAGTTTATCAAGGAGTTCTATCGCCTCCTGATTTCCGGGCTCAATCTCAAGCACTTCCTGCAGAGTTTCACGCGCATCCTTTCTCATGCTCCTCCGCATGTATATTCTGGCAAGGAGGATAAGACCACGAGAATCTCTCCTGAGTTTCAGGTACTCCATAACGGCGTTTCTGGCTTCCTCGTACCTCTTCAAATCAAAATAAAGATAGGCCTTGTTGAGATACGCCTCTGCAAAATTCTTATCAATTTTAAGCGCTGCATTATAACTGCGCATCGCTTCATCGTACTTACCCATGTACTTCAGCGCCACACCCCTGTTGTTCCAGAGCGCAGGCATATCCCTCCTTATCTCAAGGGCCTTCTCATAGCATAGCAGGGCC
This window harbors:
- a CDS encoding redox-regulated ATPase YchF — protein: MVEIGLVGKPNVGKSTFFAAATMHTVEIGNYPFTTIEANRAFAHVRRPCPHVEIGRACNPKKSICIEGTRFIPVELIDVAGLVPGAHEGRGLGNKFLDDLRHADALIHVVDASGSTDAEGNPVSMGEGDPYGDVRFLDEEIAFWIADIISRGWTRIARRLEAEKVKIEVALAERLSGLNIGERDIHLALSNLDLDEKPTKWSQEDILDLAYEIRRIAKPIVIAANKADIAPEEYLRKFIEKCREMGYEAVPVSADYELALRRAAKAGLVSYVPGDVDFRILNEDMLNAAQIKALEKIREFIHKFGGTGVQRVIEHTVFNVLRMLAVYPVEDENKWTDKDGNVLPDVFLMPQGSTARDLAYRVHTDLGENFIRAVDARTKRILGHDYVLQDGDVIKIIARK
- a CDS encoding type II toxin-antitoxin system RelE/ParE family toxin, with the translated sequence MVLRQNPYAYPYKKIRGENNTYRIRVGKYRILYEIDKINMQIIILKVDKRERIYKND
- a CDS encoding tetratricopeptide repeat protein; protein product: MREKIENMTMDEFFKLCNRLVVEMGFKIRNSVYRDDTVVFDAYMPVPGKSLHYVVIFLKRPKVTREDVLDLIDLETVEIRWMLITTGVFEGVDDLRGREDLTFMDWNDFERLIVEFGLEEELTRKERGKEAREGRYLPSAGELASLLQWARDFLENGTYDKALEYVENALRIKPTTEGKKLKARILAALGRTEEAISILTSILEDNVKDDEAWLILGQILEEEGDLQEAGEAYSQCVRFNSRNLACWINRGNVMLSMEKYSEALLCYEKALEIRRDMPALWNNRGVALKYMGKYDEAMRSYNAALKIDKNFAEAYLNKAYLYFDLKRYEEARNAVMEYLKLRRDSRGLILLARIYMRRSMRKDARETLQEVLEIEPGNQEAIELLDKLEGRTREVKEYGRIKSMLSEELSTLESTQKTALVEDRDLGSLFENVKREIEKGNISNACEGIMRILDGIHGRELKNLNDALHLNTKRLLEIAGMEVPENMDELTPKELEILGEEAVRRVMLIEEKTTRGQSVPEGFAHLLFEESRWKELKGMEDKYAHNALGLSYLRARKYELAEEHFKRAWMLDRGFREAELNLAYAYYKRGDIRRAMALLKHLGYEEYLKKWEK
- a CDS encoding NAD(P)-dependent glycerol-1-phosphate dehydrogenase, translating into MSFEKSKWTQLPREIYAGHGVLEQVGPMCRRFGFGENALIVTGSTSYEVAGKRVKELLEDSGFNVEVHITDKASVENLERVKDHAHDSNFLVGVGGGSKIDLAKKASYDLGMHFISVPTIATHDGIASPRASIRENGTTVSMDAQEPMGIVADTEILIQAPYRYLAAGAADVIGNITAIKDWELAHKLRNEEFSSTAYGMAKYSAEFILENADAIKPNLEESAWIVVKSIMASGMAMSIAHSSRPASGSEHLFAHALEKIAPGKALHGEMVGVGTIMMMYLHGGDWLRVRNALKAIGAPVTARELGVEEEDIIEALTNAHRMRNRYTILGMRGLTEEAARNLARITGVVGR
- a CDS encoding UPF0179 family protein, with protein sequence MITLIGKDLAKEGLEFQYLGPLLECRSCKLKNVCFNLDEGKWYRITKIRDKEHDCKVHDEGKVVTVEVEEIPVPLAVEAKSLVEGESITFKPVNCKEYGCEFYELCHPLGLREGTKVKITKVEGEIDCPKKKGIKKVLVTW
- a CDS encoding type IV pilin, with the translated sequence MKKMVSIENGVSAVIGTILMIAITVVLAATLLLYVYMTPSATYEPTIIGKFASIERVNDSTYKLVFSNFNFDVKISSLKGVLYINETRYNFIFPSPFDSTSAIITPKDSNTQNLQIIYRDLSNNSFINRGDYLLLRNLKPDTMYKIYFLDAHGSTLLSGKFQT